agtggaacgtgggtctacttaccatttatagtgaaaatgaagtgtgataattattgtgggcggaccgaaatggaaaagaatgacaattattatggggCGAGGGAGTAGATAATAGGCTATTGggctaagaaaaaaaaattctgcaAAACATTAGGCTCATAGAAGTgtataattatgcaaaaagaAAATAGCAATATACATGACATTGAAAACTTTGATTTCTGTTAAGAACTTTGGatctttaaaatattactactaaaaTTAATTCTGAAACAAAATAAAGTTTTCCCTAATATTCATTTCATAGTTAGGATATCATTCTCGATCGAGTAACATCAAATCATTATCATGTCAACACGATAATAATACAATGCAAAAATACTAAGCTCAGACACCAAACAAATACTTATTTGATACGAATATAACATGGTTTGTGCAAACATGCTAAACCCTCATTTTGCACTACTTCACGTTAGTTTGTACAAACAtgcatataaatataatattatttatttgtgttaaaccctaatataatataaatataaacatggtttgtacaaactAGTTAAAGTTCAATCTAAACTCaggtattttataaatattcgTATAATATTGTTAGAAATAGAAGATATTCAAAAAAGATGATAATAGTATCTTGGCTAGAAATAAGAATTAGATATAATATAAGGGCTTAATTGCAAATCTATTGTCTTGTTTCCAAAGAAATACTTTTACTTCAAAACTCTCTGCTTCAGCCAATAATATTTGCAAATAGAAAATCGGCAATTTTCTTCTGAATTGAAAATGGCTGGAATGGAGAGACTTCACCGGATGTTCGCCGGCGCCGGTGGAGCCCTCGGCCACCCGCCGCCGGACTCCCCGACGCTCGACTCCTCCGAGCAAGTCTACATTTCGTCTCTCGCCCTTCTCAAAATGCTCAAACACGGTAAATCTAGGGTTTCTCTTAGGATCTTAGATTGATCCAATTCATCTCTGCTTTCTCTTCCTCTGCTGATGTAATTAGGGCTTATGATGTCTATCGCTGATTGTTGCAGGTAGAGCCGGGGTACCGATGGAGGTGATGGGTCTAATGCTGGGGGAGTTTGTGGACGAGTACACGGTGCGTGTGGTGGACGTCTTCGCGATGCCGCAGAGTGGAACTGGTGTCAGTGTCGAGGCCGTGGATCACGTTTTCCAGACTAATATGCTTGATATGCTCAAGCAGACCGGCAGGTACCAGAATTATCCGTGATCTAGAATGAATGTTAGGAAATTGTTGTAATTGTAATTAGGCTTTTAGCTCTAGTGTGATTTGCagctttgtttttcttttctttagctTAAATTCGTATTGTATGCTTAAATTTACTATGTTTCTTCACTAAGCTTTCTCAATTTTGTGCTATGGAAACCGGAAGATATGGTTCTGATTGGTTGGTGTTCTACTGTGATTTAGATATCATAGCAAATCAATTGCATTCGAATCTTCTATAGTCATTTTGTAGTTAATAAAAGGTATTTTCTCGAATTTGTCCCTAAGAAAAATGTGACTGATATCTGTAGAAGTGTGTTATTCTGATTCTTGGTATTTGGAATATTATTCGTAGTTCATTagaatgcattatgtatcaatTTTTGTATACTGTATTGTATAGTATTGTGTTGGTTTGGTTGATATTGAAGTATGCTCACAAATTCACATATTTATGCGAAGTATATTAATGTGATTATATTACCTCCGTATTGAAGCATGTATTTTGTTGTGTGTTGCAGACCTGAGATGGTGGTTGGTTGGTACCACTCACATCCTGGCTTTGGATGCTGGCTTTCGGGTGTAGACATTAACACTCAGCAGGTTGTTACTTTTTCGTATTATACTCTTCTGTTGCTAGAGAAATTACTGTTGATTAATTTCAAATATGCTTAGGACTTGGGAGATGCTTATTGGTGTGCTTATGATCTTTATTCTTGCCTTTTGAGTTATGCACTATTCCATGAAATTTGGGTAGGATTAATATGGTTTAGCTTACTCAGTCTCTAACCCTCGATGCTCCTTATGTTGTATTTCTGGAAAGTGGAAAGGGGGATCTGTACATTTAGCTTTAGTCTGCATTAGTATATGGTAGAGATGGTTCTGTTGGAAAAAAACAGTCACTATTTTACTTATTGCGTATCATGTGTTGTTAACAAGGGTATGTTTTCAAGCTGAAGAACTGATGTAATTATTGATGCAGAGTTTTGAAGCTTTGAATCAGAGGGCAGTAGCTGTAGTGGTAGATCCAATTCAAAGTGTTAAAGGAAAGGTGGTAATTGATGCCTTCCGACTCATTAACCCTCAAACCATGATGTTGGGTCAAGAACCGCGACAAACCACTTCTAACGTGGGGCATCTCAATAAACCATCTATCCAGGTACTGATTATATTTGAAGCTCAGTGACTGACCTACACCAAAATTGTCTTACAATCAGTTTCTAATTTTGATTCGATCCACTCCAGGCTTTGATTCATGGGTTGAACAGGCACTATTACTCCATTGCCATAAATTACCGGAAGAACGAACTTGAGGAGAAGATGCTCCTCAATCTCCACAAAAAGAAATGGACAGATGGATTGACCCTCCAGCGGTTCGACACCCACTCCAAAACGAACGAGCAGACAGTCCAGGTACTATTCAAGTACATCTAAATACCATGCATTTCCTCTTTCTTGTTCTAATGTAATTCGTGTATCATTGACTACAAAAACAGGAGATGCTAAACCTAGCCATCAAGTACAATAAATCGGTCCAAGAGGAGGATGAGCTGTCGCCTGAGAAGCTAGCAATCGCCAATGTGGGAAAGCAAGACGCCAAGAAGCATCTTGAGGAGCACGTCTCAAACTTGATGTCTTCCAACATAGTCCAAACTTTGGGGACTATGCTGGACACTGTTGTTTTCTAGATTTCGGATACAAAACAGTCTTTTCTTCAGAAAGTGTACGTGTCTGTTTATTTTCTCCTCGACCTGATATAAACTCCGGTTTCATGGGAGAGATCGATTTCCTCTGAAATGGTGTCTAGATTTACTTTGTTGCTCCTTCCCTCATTTGTATTCCTATCAACTTATGGTACTTGTTTCTGCAATATTGAATCAAAAGCTCATCTCTCAAAAAGTATTAACATCTCTCTAAGGATCAGTTTCACTAATTTTGTGGTGTTGATAAGCAATGAAGGTAAGTCTATTATGAAGAATTCaaccattttttttctcctcCTTTGTTTGGCCTTTTCACCTTCCATCCCATCAAGATGAAAGCAATTATCCTACCCTTTTCTTCGTATATCTTGACAGCACCCAACCACCGGCTGTGACCCAATGTTTGAAAGTAAAGTACCATCTATCCTTCAAAAGATCCTTCTCAGCCACAGTAACCTGCACCCTCAAGCATCCGAGCTCCGCCACAGGCATGGGACCGACCGTGTACGAGCTTGTGTAGGTAATTGGGATAGAGTGGAGTGGAGGGGGTGCACAAGAAATTCACCACCATGGTAGTAATACTCAAACACGAGCTCGTGCTCTCGTTCTCTGCCGCATCcatgggagagagagagagaggatgaAGATAATTATGGTTTTTGAATGTGTTGAGGGTGCTTATAACACTCATGCCATAAATGAGTCAGATCTATACTATTCACATGTCATATCAATTTATTAGATCATGCCCCAATAATGTACAATGGTCGATCAATTAGTTTAGACTTACGCTATTTATTGTTTCACTacttactttttcaattcatCGTTTATTTTATTGATCTCTATTTTCGTATGTACTTCTTTAAATCGCGATATTTATGAAATTAGAACAAActatgaaaatattgaaaagtCATGCGTGACATGAGTGACTGGTTTTGAGTGGCTTGGAGTGCTCTGAATCAGCGCAGGTGGGTCATGTCCCGGTCTGTGGCCCGCCTCGCTCCCCGCAATGCACGTGCCATGGCCGTGCCGCAGGTCCAGCCCAGAAAGGGGTTTGTTGTGAGGGTAGTTGATGGAGTGGATATGAATTTTTTCCAGTGTATTCTCCATAGCTTTTTATGGAATTGTTAATTGATGTTTTGTGATTTGGTCCACATTTTACAACTATTGAAGGATAagttatcttactttattctgaaattatcaaacaaaaaaggaaagagatgaTATCCCTTGCCAAAAAATTCAATTATCCAACTCAACTCCCAATTGATATATTTAGTAAAacatactaaaacaaaataaaacataattcaAATCATACTCGAGCAAAGTAAGTATCAATATATCATCCATGTATTATTGTGGGGCTGCTTAAACgggttcgggtatcgggtattcACCAACCCGACCCGACACTCGTGGCAATTCCCGCGTTCTTCCTCTACGACCACGAATCCGACGGCGACTTCGGCAGCGGAGGCAGCAAAAATGCCTTCTTGCAGAGCCCAAACGGCCACCCTTCATACTGCATAAGCTCTTGAATAATTATGCATCGCCTGCTAAAATCTTTACAAGAATCGATCTTTCTCAAGCTCGATGACCGCGAGAAACGTGTCTTGACCGAGAAAAACGTGTCGTAGCTCGTAGCGCTCGAACACCTAGAGAGCCGAGCAGCTGCACTGGAAAACTCCTCCTCCTCACCACTTCCACCGGAGCTGCGCGATTCCCAACTCCCTTTTCGAGCGAGCAAGAAATGCTGCGGAGAGAGAGCCCATCTCGAGGCATCTGACCCGAACACGGACTTGCGCTTGCATTTGGACTCCATGTATCTGCTCATGACCGCTGAAACGAAAACCTACAACGAGTTTTTTCGTAGAAAAATCGAGCTGATTAGCCATACAAATGAGAAACAGAGTCTAAAAAGGAGATTTAGAgttacttcatcttcttcatcgaAATCACGGGCTGCATCCTCTGCTTCGGAGCTCAGACCCGAGAGCTTCCCTGCGAAAAGAGGGCACTTGGAAAGCCTCTCTCGCAAAGCGGAAGAGAGGGATTTGCACCTAATGCAAGGATATCGATAAAACATCGCCGTGATGAGAAAGAAATATGTATACACACAACAAATGGATGTGTTGATGGTTTCTTGATGAAGAATTATATACATATGtaaacacacacaaatacatatatgtatgtattttgtaattttcACATCTGATTAAGAGTCTTTTCAATGAGAGTGGCCCCTCACCTTATTCCACTTAAAATTCACAGTT
This genomic interval from Salvia splendens isolate huo1 chromosome 13, SspV2, whole genome shotgun sequence contains the following:
- the LOC121762152 gene encoding 26S proteasome non-ATPase regulatory subunit 14 homolog, which gives rise to MAGMERLHRMFAGAGGALGHPPPDSPTLDSSEQVYISSLALLKMLKHGRAGVPMEVMGLMLGEFVDEYTVRVVDVFAMPQSGTGVSVEAVDHVFQTNMLDMLKQTGRPEMVVGWYHSHPGFGCWLSGVDINTQQSFEALNQRAVAVVVDPIQSVKGKVVIDAFRLINPQTMMLGQEPRQTTSNVGHLNKPSIQALIHGLNRHYYSIAINYRKNELEEKMLLNLHKKKWTDGLTLQRFDTHSKTNEQTVQEMLNLAIKYNKSVQEEDELSPEKLAIANVGKQDAKKHLEEHVSNLMSSNIVQTLGTMLDTVVF
- the LOC121762153 gene encoding uncharacterized protein LOC121762153, whose protein sequence is MYIILHQETINTSICCVYTYFFLITAMFYRYPCIRCKSLSSALRERLSKCPLFAGKLSGLSSEAEDAARDFDEEDEVFVSAVMSRYMESKCKRKSVFGSDASRWALSPQHFLLARKGSWESRSSGGSGEEEEFSSAAARLSRCSSATSYDTFFSVKTRFSRSSSLRKIDSCKDFSRRCIIIQELMQYEGWPFGLCKKAFLLPPLPKSPSDSWS